One segment of Podospora pseudopauciseta strain CBS 411.78 chromosome 5 map unlocalized CBS411.78m_5.2, whole genome shotgun sequence DNA contains the following:
- the SDS23 gene encoding cell separation during budding (EggNog:ENOG503NU9M; COG:C), with protein MDIPGAQESAANSSNSSLGATLSTSQTERNKSGHIAAHRQSFAEDQRRPPPSPRSHRHPSLTQQAVQELMNHPPINRHANPQYAGRNWQEIAVGELAVADDVKWTDLDESVQDATLTLLKNHPTNAVLVRETPTSKRAISTFDYSDLNAYLLVVVGLAKPEEEQIELYDHIAKSAQAQTPVALREIQPILKKSELVALPAEATLDAAVEAFGSGIHRLLITNSAREVIGILSQLRLLEFFWKEAVNFPVIDRLYGSVLRDLQIGSTQIIAVNADGPLADALLLMHNEGLTSVAVVDQGLNVLGNISTADLRLLTSTNNLPLLKRSCMHFISVILNERGVEHGRDSFPVFYVNPYSTLAHTVAKLVATRSHRMWVVETASPSPSAPATPLLQPVQLGVTAATAPPPTSVTGVGSSSSPGPQPTVLVSSQTPSAPQSPLPGQSFSSVPSASLPGAHVSGRLSGVVSLTDVLNLFAKSSGLRPSDPSEQRARRRRSSSASVRPSLDVGRGSVEFRR; from the exons ATGGACATCCCTGGTGCTCAAGAGAGCGCTGCCAACAGCTCCAACAGCTCACTGGGCGCAACTCTCTCGACTTCCCAGACTGAGCGCAACAAATCTGGCCATATTGCTGCTCATAGACAGAGCTTTGCCGAGGACCAGAgacgccctcctccttcccctcgcAGCCATCGACACCCATCTCTCACCCAACAAGCCGTCCAAGAGCTTATGAACCACCCCCCAATCAACCGACACGCCAATCCCCAGTATGCCGGTAGGAACTGGCAGGAAATTGCAGTCGGGGAATTGGCTGTGGCAGATGATGTGAAGTGGACCGATCTTGATGAGAGTGTTCAGGATGCCACGCTG ACACTCCTCAAAAACCACCCCACCAATGCGGTCCTTGTACGGGAGACCCCCACATCAAAACGAGCCATCTCCACGTTTGACTACAGCGATCTGAACGCCTACTtattggtggtggtcgggcTTGCGAAacctgaggaggagcagatcGAGCTATACGACCACATCGCGAAGAGTGCCCAGGCCCAGACACCTGTAGCGCTCCGGGAGATCCAGCCTATTCTGAAGAAGAGCGAACTGGTAGCTTTGCCGGCCGAGGCAACTTTGGACGCGGCTGTGGAGGCTTTCGGAAGCGGCATCCATCGGTTACTGATTACCAACAGCGCTAGAGAGGTTATTGGAATTCTGAGCCAGCTCCGTCTGCTCGAGTTCTTCTGGAAGGAAGCGGTCAATTTTCCTGTTATTGACCGTCTGTACGGGAGTGTGCTGCGAGATCTTCAGATTGGTAGCACTCAGATCATCGCTGTCAA TGCCGATGGGCCTCTCGCTGATGCCCTTCTGTTGATGCACAACGAGGGCCTGACTTCGGTTGCAGTGGTCGATCAAGGCCTCAACGTTCTCGGGAATATTTCAACAGCAGATCTGAGGCTTTTGACCAGTACGAACAACCTGCCCCTTCTCAAGCGCTCGTGCATGCACTTCATCAGCGTTATCCTCAACGAGCGTGGCGTCGAACATGGACGTGATTCTTTCCCGGTTTTTTACGTCAATCCTTACTCCACACTTGCGCACACAGTGGCCAAGCTCGTTGCGACAAGATCTCACCGGATGTGGGTTGTCGAGACGGCTTCACCTTCCCCTAGTGCTCCCGCTACACCGTTACTCCAGCCGGTTCAGCTGGGAGTTACGGCTGCAACGGCTCCTCCACCTACGTCAGTCACTGGTGTTGGGTCGTCATCAAGCCCTGGCCCACAACCAACTGTTCTTGTTTCTTCGCAAACCCCCTCAGCGCCCCAATCGCCGCTGCCAGGACAGTCATTCTCTTCGGTGCCTTCTGCCAGCTTGCCTGGGGCACATGTCTCTGGGAGGTTGTCCGGGGTTGTCTCGCTGACAGATGTGCTGAATCTCTTTGCGAAATCGAGCGGGCTTCGGCCTTCGGATCCCTCGGAACA
- a CDS encoding uncharacterized protein (EggNog:ENOG503P8F9), whose amino-acid sequence MANTRDTTMANPSASTSQERSEWRGPEIYLHLEFRVAWSRKPQPVKNHHVTYRSRASRERAPVFPRQVHAPNTNYLAAIRDFDQRQAVRRSLLAEGQQRAHQQLQEYYREDTRGRPQHQIPVIHEPEQESDQRRSRAESVSSHERGSSAPPPIGDNPWDVSVPRGQQTKALPPAPSQFRLGEGSDPWSTWSLPPGFDPTISLQDEPEDSAQRPQEWVASNPTEVSTFSPEPAQATTHARDHVESGSVMTSPFSPEHFPDQPDTGRVRELEALSAAMMTVDNGFENQWWYQGRRAQVAEDANETRSLHSPRPGTPEHVQLHRWSTEPIGSPETMSATVSGQTPSLAQTGFVSPITEAASPALGFGTLQRTLSTRSEELWFSERA is encoded by the coding sequence ATGGCAAACACAAGGGACACAACAATGGCCAACCCGTCAGCTTCAACGTCACAAGAACGGTCTGAGTGGAGGGGTCCCGAAATATATCTCCATCTCGAGTTTAGGGTCGCCTGGTCCAGGAAGCCACAGCCCGTCAAGAACCACCACGTTACATACCGATCTCGCGCCAGTCGTGAGAGGGCCCCAGTATTTCCTCGTCAGGTTCATGCTCCCAACACCAACTACCTCGCCGCCATCCGTGACTTTGATCAGAGACAGGCAGTACGCCGGAGCTTACTTGCCGAAGGCCAGCAAAGAGCCCACCAGCAGTTGCAGGAGTACTACCGGGAGGACACACGGGGGAGACCACAGCACCAGATTCCCGTCATCCACGAGCCGGAGCAGGAGTCAGATCAACGTCGATCTCGAGCCGAGTCGGTTTCCTCACATGAACGAGGAAGCTCAGCGCCCCCACCCATTGGCGATAACCCGTGGGACGTGAGCGTCCCGAGAGGACAACAGACAAAGGCTCTGCCCCCGGCGCCTTCCCAGTTCCGCTTGGGAGAGGGATCTGATCCATGGTCAACCTGGTCGCTGCCACCGGGCTTTGATCCGACAATCTCTTTGCAGGATGAGCCCGAAGACTCGGCACAACGACCACAAGAATGGGTGGCATCCAACCCTACCGAGGTTTCTACCTTCTCACCCGAACCCGCCCAAGCCACCACCCACGCGCGCGATCATGTGGAATCTGGTTCCGTCATGACATCTCCATTCAGTCCCGAACACTTTCCCGACCAACCTGACACTGGTCGCGTACGGGAACTGGAGGCGCTCTCGGCAGCCATGATGACGGTCGACAACGGGTTCGAGAATCAGTGGTGGTATCAAGGGCGGCGAGCCCAGGTCGCCGAGGATGCCAACGAAACCAGAAGTCTGCATTCACCGAGGCCAGGAACACCGGAGCATGTGCAGCTGCACCGCTGGTCAACAGAGCCCATAGGCAGCCCCGAGACGATGAGTGCCACCGTCAGCGGCCAGACTCCTTCCCTGGCCCAGACCGGCTTTGTCTCTCCGATCACGGAAGCTGCGAGCCCTGCTCTGGGTTTTGGCACACTTCAGCGGACGTTGTCGACGAGGTCGGAAGAGCTGTGGTTTTCTGAACGGGCATAA
- the WC-1 gene encoding White collar-1 protein light receptor (EggNog:ENOG503NW67; COG:K), whose product MNNNNFYTTQLAQEEAQRRGQQQNAGRNLGMISTTGLSGVSDSLDEIVRQNNNELQRRRSIPQSFQGGAMLTTDADRRLSMMDFGSPDHYQDFQFGNMNSPQMAGFGAMSTSMPGSSGPYSQPGLMAMSDQNDFASLSPDIMGNMMAFSSLNMEAMGTDPASLNLFNSPGLGHQYPPTTMDSVTPDFSMDMGMGTTPLTLTSDDMSGVEDAFGNRPQQRPHNLTLDSQMNQFQPSMPPPLTREISGTTAYRSPASGTSHTLSGMGAAQPSAVATVSTPQTPATTVGPALPDSLHASKEKSIYSKSGFDMLRALWYVATRKNAQLQIGAVDMSCAFVVCDVELQDCPIIYVSDNFQNLTGYVRHEIVGQNCRFLQSPTGKVEAGTKREFVENHAVFKLKNAIAEGREIQQSLINYRKGGKPFLNLLTMIPIPWDDPNTIRYFIGFQIDLVECPDAISGQESGGAMHVNYVHSDIGQYIWTPPSSTQWEPENGQTLAIDDVSSLLQQFNPKGAVSDWHRQSWDKMLLENADDVVHVLSLKGLFLYLSPSCKKILEYDTNDLMGNSLASICHPSDIVPVTRELKEAQANVPVNIVFRIRRKNSGYTWFESHGTLFSEQGKGRKCIILVGRKRPIFALSKRNLDQHGGIGDSEIWSKVSTSGMFLYVASNVRSLLDLERKDLEGTSMQDLMRKESRVEFGRTIEKSRRGKIASCKHEIQNKRGQVLQAHTTFYPGDAEEGQKPTFLLAQTKLLKASSRAIAPAGKTGASVASVSDDGQQMTGIVMGHTKTISTEGALISQPAGQLIGGAQDIALASDDNIFDELKTTRCTSWQYELRQMEKVNRLLAEELAQLLSNRKKRKRRKGGGNMVRDCANCHTRNTPEWRRGPSGQRDLCNSCGLRWAKQRDAQTGRVSPRNSNRGGDAQSKKSNSPSHASPLQREVSSNSTKPATTDTPPTEPGSKSTTATPTNVLTPSDNGSSGFPTPTAGGNGSSKTGATSSASPDIKSENGGGGPPQSQPMLEGGSGLGGSGMEMTSIREEREMSA is encoded by the exons atgaacaacaacaattTTTACACGACTCAGCTCGCTCAGGAGGAGGCTCAGCGCCGAGGTCAGCAGCAAAACGCCGGCCGGAACCTGGGCATGATCAGTACGACGGGCCTGTCCGGTGTGTCGGACTCACTGGACGAGATTGTCCGTCAGAACAATAATGAGCTTCAACGGAGGAGAAGCATACCTCAGTCTTTTCAGGGCGGCGCCATGCTCACAACCGATGCGGATCGTCGCCTGTCCATGATGGATTTTGGGAGCCCGGACCATTACCAGGACTTCCAGTTTGGAAATATGAATTCGCCTCAAATGGCGGGGTTCGGAGCTATGTCGACGAGCATGCCAGGGAGCTCTGGCCCCTATTCACAGCCTGGACTCATGGCCATGTCGGACCAAAACGACTTCGCTTCACTTTCACCCGACATTATGGGCAACATGATGGCCTTTTCAAGTCTAAACATGGAGGCGATGGGAACCGACCCTGCCTCACTCAACCTCTTTAACTCGCCCGGCCTCGGTCACCAGTACCCTCCCACGACTATGGATTCGGTTACGCCTGACTTTTCAATGGACATGGGAATGGGTACCACCcctttgactttgacgagCGACGACATGTCGGGCGTGGAAGATGCATTTGGCAATCGCCCTCAGCAGAGACCGCATAATCTGACGTTGGACTCTCAGATGAACCAATTCCAGCCTAGCATGCCGCCGCCATTAACACGCGAGATTTCAGGCACTACAGCCTACCGCTCGCCAGCGTCAGGAACCAGTCACACCTTGTCCGGCATGGGTGCTGCCCAACCCAGTGCTGTAGCGACAGTGTCGACCCCTCAAACACCAGCCACCACGGTTGGTCCGGCACTCCCAGACAGCCTACATGCTTCCAAAGAAAAGAGCATATATTCCAAGAGCGGATTTGACATGCTCCGGGCCCTGTGGTACGTGGCAACGCGGAAAAACGCACAGCTTCAAATTGGTGCTGTGGACATGTCTTGTGCTTTCGTCGTGTGCGACGTTGAGTTACAAGACTGCCCTATCATTTACGTGTCGGATAACTTCCAGAACCTGACGGGCTACGTTCGCCACGAGATTGTGGGACAAAACTGCCGCTTCCTCCAAAGTCCCACTGGTAAGGTCGAGGCGGGCACAAAGCGAGAGTTTGTCGAGAACCACGCCGTCTTCAAGCTCAAGAACGCCATTGCTGAAGGCCGCGAGATTCAGCAAAGTCTTATCAACTATCGGAAGGGCGGCAAGCCCTTCCtgaacctcctcaccatgaTTCCCATCCCGTGGGATGACCCTAACACGATACGGTACTTTATCGGCTTTCAGATCGACCTGGTCGAGTGCCCCGATGCGATATCAGGACAGGAGTCAGGGGGTGCCATGCACGTCAATTACGTCCACAGCGATATTGGCCAATACATCTGGACTCCTCCAAGCTCGACGCAATGGGAGCCCGAAAACGGCCAGACGCTGGCCATCGATGACGTATCTTCCCTTTTGCAGCAGTTCAACCCCAAGGGGGCCGTGTCAGATTGGCACAGGCAGTCATGGGACAAGATGTTGCTGGAGAATGCGGATGACGTTGTGCATGTGCTCTCGCTTAAGGGCCTGTTCCTTTACTTATCACCGTCGTGCAAGAAGATTCTCGAGTACGACACCAACGACTTGATGGGAAACTCGCTGGCATCTATCTGCCACCCGTCAGACATTGTTCCCGTTACGCGAGAGCTCAAGGAGGCACAGGCAAATGTACCAGTCAACATCGTATTCAGGATACGACGGAAAAATAGCGGCTACACCTGGTTCGAGAGCCACGGCACTCTGTTCTCCGAGCAGGGCAAGGGCCGCAAGTGTATCATTCTGGTAGGCAGAAAGCGTCCAATCTTTGCGCTATCAAAACGGAACCTGGATCAACACGGAGGTATCGGTGACAGCGAGATCTGGTCCAAGGTCTCAACCTCGGGTATGTTCTTGTACGTTGCGTCAAATGTGCGCTCGTTGTTGGATCTTGAGCGCAAAGATCTCGAAGGAACCAGCATGCAAGATCTCATGCGGAAAGAGTCTCGGGTGGAATTTGGTCGGACTATTGAAAAATCGAGGAGAGGCAAGATCGCCAGCTGCAAGCACGAGATTCAGAACAAGCGAGGCCAGGTTTTGCAAGCGCACACGACCTTCTACCCTGGGGATGCCGAAGAGGGTCAGAAGCCTACATTTTTGTTGGCTCAGACGAAACTACTCAAGGCCTCTTCTCGCGCGATTGCTCCTGCTGGCAAGACTGGTGCGTCGGTGGCGAGCGTATCCGACGATGGACAACAAATGACCGGCATCGTGATGGGTCACACCAAGACGATCAGCACTGAGGGTGCCCTTATCTCTCAACCTGCAGGTCAGCTAATAGGTGGAGCTCAAGATATCGCTCTTGCATCGGATGACAACATCTTTGATGAGCTCAAGACCACGAGATGTACCAGCTGGCAGTACGAGCTGCGACAAATGGAAAAGGTCAACCGCTTATTGGCCGAAGAGCTGGCTCAGCTGCTGTCCAACAGGAAGAAGCGTAAGAGGAGAAAGGGCGGCGGCAACATGGTTAGAGACTGTGCCAATTGCCACACACGCAACACGCCCGAGTGGCGGAGAGGACCGAGCGGGCAGAGAGATCTCTGCAACAGCTGCGGTCTAAGATGGGCCAAACAG CGTGATGCACAGACTGGCAGAGTTTCCCCTCGCAACTCAAACCGTGGCGGAGACGCGCagagcaagaagagcaactccccctcccacgcCTCTCCGCTGCAGCGGGAGGTTAGCAGTAACTCGACCAAACCAGCCACGACAGACACGCCGCCTACCGAGCCTGGAAGCAAGTCAACGACAGCGACTCCCACCAACGTGCTTACCCCGAGTGACAACGGCAGCAGTGGGTTCCCCACCCCGACGGCCGGTGGAaacggcagcagcaaaaccGGGGCCACctcatccgcctcccccgACATCAAAAGCGAaaacggaggaggaggaccgcCGCAGAGCCAGCCGATGCTCGAGGGCGGCAGCGGTCTCGGTGGCAGCGGCATGGAAATGACGTCTATCCGGGAAGAGCGAGAGATGAGCGCTTAG
- the PSE1 gene encoding importin subunit beta-3 (COG:U; COG:Y; EggNog:ENOG503NUCV), with protein sequence MSSVLPADVSAQLGQLLQQLQSSDNIVRSQAEEVLQNQWTSQRPEYLLMGLAEQISSSPDVSVRTFAAVIFRRIASKTRKTPSSENVDLFISLGVESCQAIRNELLKTLLAETDKNVRNKISDAVAEIARQYYDSNDSWPDLLQVLFQLSQAPDAGKRETAFRVFTTTPGIIERQHEEQVAGVFAQAFKDESVSVRLAAMEAFASFFRNLSRKNQAKYFGLLPEILNILPPIKQAQDSDDLSKGLVALIDLAESSPKMFKPNFSGLVQFSIAVIQDKELSDLCRQNSLELMATFADYAPSMCRKDPKYTEDMITQCLSLMTDIGEDDDDAADWLGADDLEDQESDNNHVAGEHCMDRLANKMGGMVVLQPTFAWLPRMMQSPAWRDRHAALMAISAISEGCRDQMIGELEQVLKLVVPALKDPHPRVRWAGCNALGQMSTDFAPKMQQEFYDVVLTAIVPVLDSPEARVKSHAAAALVNFCEEAEKSVLEPYLDGLLTKLYELLQNEKRYVQEQALSTIATIADAAEQAFARYYDTLMPMLVSVLQRENDKEYRLLRAKAMECATLIALAVGQQRLGNDATMLVQLLGSIQDNVTEADDPQAQYLMHCWGRMCRVMGKNFLPCLPKVMPPLLEMASAKADIQLLDDEDQVEKFQQEEGWELVPLRGKTIGIRTSSMEDKHMAIELLVVYAQVLEDEFAPYADQIMEKIALPGLAFFFHDPVRYVSAKLVPQLLSCVQKAYGPASDQLRLLWDKTIDKLLEVLSAEPAVDTLAEMYQCFYESVEVIGGPCLSPERMGKFIDSVTSTLDDYKDRVAQREEEHRAGGTDDAEDDAEELLMAIEDDQTLLSDMNKAFHCVFKHHGESFLPYFERLADTYQGFLKSDDPTQRQWGLCIMDDVLEYCGARSGNYAPMISEALVRGCQDPSPAIRQAAAYGIGVAARHGGEQWATFLAGTLQYLFQLMQVPDARNEDNVYATENACAAIAKILHYNASAVPNANQIIDEWINYLPICNDEEAAPYGYLYLADLISKQHASIAAPGRAAQIFVYVAQALEGETLSGQNAARVVAATKLLLEGTGTDPSPLLSQFSPEAQQTIRAHFG encoded by the exons ATGTCTTCTGTTCTGCCCGCAGATGTTAGCGCCCAACTGGGCCAGCTACTCCAGCAGCTTCAGTCATCAGACAACATTGTCCGCTCACAAGCCGAGGAGGTTCTGCAGAATCAGTGGACAAGCCAGCGGCCAGAATACCTATTAATGGGCTTGGCCGAGCAGATCAGCAGCTCCCCTGATGTCTCG GTTCGCACATTTGCAGCTGTCATCTTCCGTCGCATAGCATCCAAGACTCGCAAAACACCAAGCTCCGAAAATGTTGacctcttcatctccctgGGAGTCGAGTCTTGCCAGGCCATCCGCAACGAGCTTCTGAAGACATTGCTTGCCGAGACAGATAAGAACGTTCGGAACAAGATCAGTGACGCGGTTGCCGAGATTGCCAGACAGTACTACGATAGCA ACGATTCCTGGCCAGACCTGCTGCAGGTGCTTTTTCAGCTCAGCCAGGCCCCTGATGCTGGCAAGCGCGAAACCGCCTTCCGAGTGTTCACAACTACCCCCGGCATTATTGAGAGACAGCATGAGGAGCAGGTAGCTGGCGTGTTCGCCCAGGCCTTCAAGGACGAATCAGTTTCA GTTCGCCTTGCCGCCATGGAGGCCTTCGCTTCCTTCTTCCGCAACCTCAGCAGGAAGAACCAGGCCAAGTACTTTGGTCTCCTTCCCGAAATTCTCAACATTCTGCCACCAATCAAGCAAGCTCAAGATTCCGATGACTTGAGCAAAGGTTTGGTGGCCCTCATCGACCTCGCCGAAAGCTCGCCCAAGATGTTCAAGCCAAACTTCAGCGGACTCGTCCAGTTCTCCATCGCCGTGATCCAAGACAAGGAGCTTAGTGACCTTTGCAGACAGAATTCTTTGGAGCTCATGGCTACTTTCGCTGATTACGCCCCATCCATGTGCAGAAAAGATCCCAAGTACACCGAGGATATGATCACTCAGTGCCTCAGTTTGATGACCGACAttggcgaggatgacgatgatgctgctgattGGCTTGGGGCCGACGATCTTGAAGACCAGGAAAGTGACAACAACCACGTAGCTGGAGAGCACTGCATGGACCGCTTGGCGAACAAGATGGGAGGCATGGTCGTATTGCAGCCCACCTTTGCTTGGCTCCCACGCATGATGCAGTCCCCTGCTTGGAGGGACAGGCACGCGGCTCTCATGGCTATTTCTGCCATCTCGGAAGGCTGTCGTGACCAGATGATTGGGGAACTCGAGCAGGTTTTGAAGCTCGTTGTTCCGGCTCTGAAGGACCCCCATCCTCGTGTCCGATGGGCCGGGTGCAATGCTTTGGGCCAGATGAGCACTGACTTTGCGCCGAAGATGCAACAGGAATTTTACGATGTTGTTCTGACCGCTATCGTGCCAGTCTTGGACTCGCCCGAGGCTAGAGTCAAGTCGCACGCTGCGGCCGCTTTGGTCAACTTTTGCgaagaggccgagaagagCGTCTTGGAGCCGTACCTGGACGGCCTCCTCACCAAGCTCTATGAGCTCCTCCAGAACGAGAAGCGGTACGTGCAGGAGCAAGCACTCTCGACCATCGCCACTATTGCCGACGCGGCCGAGCAGGCGTTTGCCAGATATTACGATACTCTGATGCCCATGTTGGTTAGCGTATTGCAGCGCGAGAACGATAAGGAGTACCGCCTCCTTCGCGCAAAGGCTATGGAGTGCGCGACTCTCATTGCTCTCGCTGTTGGCCAGCAGCGCTTGGGCAACGACGCCACCATGCTTGTCCAACTTCTCGGATCCATCCAGGACAATGTTACCGAGGCCGATGACCCTCAGGCCCAGTATCTTATGCACTGCTGGGGTAGAATGTGCCGCGTCATGGGCAAAAATTTCCTCCCTTGTCTGCCCAAGGTCATGCCTCCTCTTCTCGAGATGGCCAGCGCCAAGGCTGACATTCAGCTtctcgacgacgaggatCAGGTTGAGAAGTTCCAGCAAGAAGAGGGCTGGGAGCTGGTGCCTCTTCGTGGAAAGACGATTGGAATCAGAACTAGCTCCATGGAGGATAAACATATGGCCATTGAGCTCCTGGTTGTTTACGCCCAGGTTCTTGAGGATGAGTTTGCGCCCTATGCCGATCAGATCATGGAGAAGATCGCTCTCCCCGGCCTGGCATTCTTCTTCCATGATCCTGTCAGATATGTTTCTGCCAAGCTCGTGCCACAGCTTCTGAGCTGCGTCCAGAAAGCTTATGGACCCGCCTCGGACCAGCTCAGGCTTTTGTGGGACAAGACCATTGACAAACTCCTTGAAGTTCTTTCCGCTGAGCCCGCTGTCGATACCTTGGCGGAGATGTATCAGTGCTTTTACGAGTCTGTCGAGGTTATCGGTGGGCCCTGCCTTAGCCCTGAGCGCATGGGCAAGTTTATCGATTCAGTCACTTCTACCCTTGATGACTACAAGGACCGTGTTGCTCAGCGCGAAGAGGAGCACCGCGCTGGTGGTACTgacgatgccgaggatgacgCTGAGGAACTCTTGATGGCCATCGAGGACGACCAGACTCTTCTCTCGGATATGAACAAGGCCTTCCACTGCGTCTTCAAGCACCACGGCGAGAGCTTCCTCCCCTACTTTGAGCGTCTCGCCGACACATATCAAGGTTTCCTCAAGTCGGATGACCCAACGCAGCGTCAATGGGGCCTTTGCATCATGGACGACGTCCTTGAGTACTGCGGTGCCCGCAGTGGCAACTATGCTCCTATGATTAGCGAGGCGCTTGTGCGTGGTTGCCAGGACCCCTCGCCGGCTATCCGCCAGGCTGCGGCTTATGGCATCGGTGTGGCTGCTCGTCATGGTGGTGAGCAGTGGGCCACGTTCCTGGCCGGAACACTGCAGTACTTGTTCCAGCTTATGCAGGTCCCTGATGCGCGGAACGAAGACAATGTCTACGCCACCGAGAACGCATGCGCTGCCATTGCGAAGATCCTGCACTACAACGCCTCGGCAGTGCCAAACGCCAACCAAATCATTGATGAGTGGATAAATTACCTCCCCATCTGCAACGACGAGGAAGCAGCCCCATATGGCTATCTCTATCTCGCCGACTTGATTAGCAA GCAACATGCTTCCATCGCCGCGCCCGGGCGGGCCGCACAGATTTTCGTCTACGTTGCACAGGCTCTCGAGGGAGAGACGCTGAGCGGGCAGAATGCTGCTCGTGTAGTGGCAGCGACCAAGCTTCTCTTGGAGGGCACCGGCACTGACCCATCACCACTGCTCTCTCAGTTCTCACCCGAGGCTCAGCAAACCATCCGCGCCCATTTCGGTTAG